The DNA region TGGCCATCGGCAACGACCCCGACGCCGACCGCCACGGCATCGTCACCCCAAGGGGCCTCATGAACCCCAACCACTACCTGGCGGCCGCCGTCTTCCACCTCTACACCACCCGCACCTGGCCTAAGGCCAAGGTGGGCAAGACGGCGGTGACCAGCGCCCTTTTGGACCGGGTGGCCAAGGCTTTGGGGCGGGAGGTCTACGAAACCCCCGTGGGCTTTAAGTATTTCGTGGATGGGCTCCTGGAAGGCTGGCTCGGGTTCGGCGGGGAGGAAAGCGCCGGGGCCAGCTTCCTGCGCTTTGACGGTAGGCCCTTTTCCACCGATAAGGACGGGATTCTCCTGGGGCTCTTGGCGGCGGAGATCCTGGCCAAGCGGGGGAAGGCTCCCGACGAACTCTACGAGGAGCTGGCCGAGCGCCTGGGACGGCCCCATTACGCCCGCAAGGACCTCCCCATACCCCCTGAGGCCAAGGCCAAGCTGGCCCGCCTCTCCCCCGAGGACGTGAAGGCGAAGGAGCTGGCGGGGGAACCCATCCTGGCCATCCTCACCCGGGCCCCAGGAAACGGGGAGCCCCTAGGCGGCCTCAAGGTGGTGACGGAAAACGCCTGGTTCGCCGCCCGCCCAAGCGGCACCGAGGACGTGACCAAGGTGTACGCGGAAAGCTTCAAGGGGGAGGAGCACCTAAAGGAGGTCCTCGAGGCCGCCATGGCCCTGGTGGAGAAGACCCTGGGCTAAGTACCTAGCCCTTGACCGCCCCGGCGGTAAGCCCCGCCACAATCCGCTGCTGGAAGACGAGCACCAGCACCACTAGGGGCACGGTCACCACCACGCTGGCCGCCATGATGGAGCCCCAGGGGATCTCAAAGGGCGTGGCCCCCCCAAAGCTGGCTATGGCTGGGGGAACCGTTTTCACCTTATCCCCTACGGTGAAGGTGAGGGCGAAGAGGTACTCGTTCCAGGCGGCGATGAAGGCGAGAAGCCCCGTGGTCACCAAACCGGGGCCCGTAAGGGGGAGCATGATGCGCACCAGAGTCTGCAAAGGGGTGGCCCCGTCCACGTAGGCCGCCTCCTCCAGCTCCCGGGGTAAACCTTTGAAGTAGCCTACCAGGACCCAGACGGTAAAAGGGAGGGTGAAAAGGAGGTAGCTGAGGATAAGGCCCATATGGGTGTTGAAGAGCCCCGCCTGGCGCAGGAGCATGAAAAGCCCTCCCAAGACCGAGATCTGGGGGAACATGGTCATAGCCAGAACCAGGTAGAGCACAGCATTCCTGGGAGGGAAAGGCAACCTACCCAAAGCGTAAGCGGCCAGCACCCCAAGGAACAGGGAAAGGAGGGTAGCCCCGCCCGCCACCACCACGGAGTTCAGCAGATTGCGGCCAAAGTTGGCCTGGAGAAACACGTTCTTGTAATGGTCCAGGGTGAAGGGCAGCGGCAAAAAGCTGGGATCGCTGGCAAAAAGGGCGTCGGAGGGCTTGAAGCTGGAGATCACCGCCCAGTAGAAGGGGAAGGCGCTATACACCACCACAAAGGCCACCAACAGGTAAAAGAGCAGGCGATTTCCAAGGCGAAGCCAGGTCCTCATCGCAGAGCCTCCCTACCCAGGGTCCGCATATAAGCCACCACAAAAAGGAAAATTAGGACCAAAATCGCCACGCTTATGGCCGAGCCATACCCCAAGTCTTGGAAATCTATCAAGGTCTGGCGGTTGTAGACGGCCAGGGTACGGGTGGCGGGATTCACCCCGCTCATGACAAAGATCACGTCAAACACCCGTAAGGCATCCAGGGTGCGGAAGATGAGGGCCACCACCAGGGCGGGGGTAAGGAGGGGGAGGGTAATGGCCCAAAACTGTTGCCACCGGGTGGCCCCGTCGATGCTGGCCGCCTCGTAAAGCTCCTCAGGGATCAGCTGAAGGCCGGCCAGGAGGAGAAGGGCCATGAAGGGCGTGGTCTTCCACACATCCACGGCGATGATGGCGGGCATAACCAGCTCGGGCCGGGCCAAGAAGGCCACCTTTTGCGACAGGATGCCCAGCTTCACCCCCAGGATGTTGATCACCCCGTAGACATCGTGTAGCATCCACTGCCACATCTTGGCGGAAACCACTGTGGGAATAGCCCAGGGAATGAGGATGGCGGTGCGCACCAAGCCCCGACCCTTGAAGTTGGAATGGATGACCAAAGCAATGGCCAATCCCAAGAGAGTTTCCAGGCTGACAGAGAACACAGTGAACTTCACCGTGTTCCATAGGGCTTGGCGGAAATCAGGGTCCTGGAGAAGGTAAAGGTAGTTCTTGAATCCCACAAACTCCGGGGGCTCCACAAAGGCGATATCCGCCCGGAAGAAGGACCAGTAAAAGACCTGGGCCAAAGGGTACCCCGCCACCAACACCACCACCAAAAGGGTGGGGAGAACCAATAACCAGGCCAGGCGTACCTGCCGTTGCGTCAGCATGATTTGAGGATAAGCCCCGGGGGGTAGTCCCCCGGGGATGGGAGGAAGGCTAGCGCAGAATGCGGCGCAAGCGGCCCTCGAGGTCCCGCACCGCCGCCTCCCCGGCCTTCTTTCCGGTGAGGACGCTGTGCACCTCGGTCCAGATGGCCTCGGACACCTGGTTGTACTTGGCTCCCGCCACATCGGAGGGCCTGGAAACCGCATTCTGGAAAACGGGAAGCAGGTCCCGGAACCAGGGGTTCTTGGCCAGGACGTCCCGGTCGGTGTAAAGGGCCGGGCGGGTGGGCAGGCGGGAAAGCCTCACGGCGTTGTCCTTCTGCACCTCGTAGGAGGCCAGGTACCGCACCAGGTCGGCGGACTCCTTGGGATAGCGGCTGTAGGCGGAAACCATGAGCTGCCAACCCCCCAAGGTGGCGGCGTTGGGCGCATCGGCTCCACCCTTGGGGAGCACCGTCACCCCGAACTTGCCGCGGATGGGGCTTCCCTCCGCCTGGCCCAGGGCGTAGGCGTAGGGCCAGTTGCGCATGAAGAGGCTATTGCCCTGCTGCCAGACGTTCCTCGCCTCCTCCTCCGCATAGCTGGTGACCCCTGAGGGAGCGATGGTGCCCACAAAGCGGCGCACGGTGTTCAGGGCCAAGGCGGCGCGGCCGTTGTTGATGCTGATGGTGCCATCAGGCTCGATGATGCGCCCACCCTTATGGGAGTAAATCCATTCCAGAGCATCGCAGGTAAGGCCCTCATAGGCCTTGCCCTGGAAAACGAAACCCCAGAAGTCGCGGTTGCCCGCCTTGCGCTCACCCTCCATAACCTTCTGGGCCATCTGCTCCAGCTCGGCCCAGGTGCGGGGTGGGTTCTTAAAGCCGTATTTTTCCAGAAGGTCTTTGCGATAGTAGAGGATGCCCGCATCGGTAAAGAAGGGAATGGAGGTGAGCTTTCCGCGGATGGTGTTGTTCTGGACAATGCGGGGGAAGAACTCCTTGAGCTCGCTATCAGAGAAGTACTGCTTAAGGTCAGCGGCATGGGGGGCCACGATACCGGGCCAGATGACGTCGATCATGTACACGTCCACATCGGGGCTCCTGGCCGCCCAGTACTGCTGGTAGAGGGCCAGGCGGTCGTTGGTGTCCGCAGGGGAGTCGATGTACTCCACCCGGGTGCCCGTCTTCTTGCCCCAGGCCTCCACCATCTCCTTCATCCAACGGCCGCCCTCGCCCACCGCGGTGGAATCCCCGGCCACGCGGATGACCGGGCCCGCCTGGGCCCGCACCAAAGCCGGTCCCCAAAGGACGCTGGCCGCCAACCCCACTCCTGCCCTTTTGAGTAACTCCCTACGCCTCATAGGAACCTCCATGGAAGCTTTTCCAACGGGGATTTTAACCCTGGTTCACCCCCCCTGTCAAGCCCAGGAGAAGCTGGCCCCTCAGACCAGTTCTCCCCGCATTACCTCCTTAGAAGGTTTGCATAAAGGCCTTACCGAGGCCCCCACCCTGGGAGGTTCCAAACCGAAGCCCCGGGGGGAATCCCCCCGGGGCGGCTACCTCCACGAACCTTAAACGGCAGGGAAGGCGAAGCTTTCGTAGCCCAGCTCCGCCACCGCAAACCAGCGGTACTGCTCCTCCCGGAACTTCTTCCAGGCAGTGTAGACCTTCCGGTAGGTGGCGTCCTTGGCCGCCTCCTCCTCGTACCAACTAAAGGCTGCCTTCTGGGCCGCCTTCATCACGTCGGCGGGCCACTTGCGCAAGCGCACCCCCGCCTTGATGAGCCGCTGGAGGGCAGGGGAGTTCACCTGGTCGTACTTGGCCATCATGGCCAGGTTAGCCTCGGCGGCTGCCACCTCGAGGGCCTGCTGGTACTCCTTGGGCAGCTTCTGCCACTCCTTCAGGTTGACGTAGAAGGAAAGCTGGGGCCCGGGCTCATGCCAGCCGGGATAGTAGTAGTACTTGGCCACCTTGTAAAAGCCCAGCTTTTCGTCGTCATAGGGCCCCACCCACTCGGCGGCATCCACCACGCCCCGCTCCAGGGCCGGGTAGATATCCCCGCCCGCCAACACCTGGGGCACCACCCCGAGCCGGCTCATCACCTGGCCGCCGGGACCGGGAATGCGCATCTTTAGCCCCTTGAGGTCCGCCACACCCTTGACCTCCTTGCGGAACCAGCCCCCCATCTGAACCCCGGTGTTGCCGCCAGGGAACTGAATGATGTTGAAATCCGCGAAGATGGGCCGGAAGAGCTCAATCCCGCCCCCGTAGTACATCCAGGCGTTCTGCTGCCGGGCGGTGAGGCCAAAGGGCACCGCGGTGTCAAAGGCGAAAACCGCCGCTTTGCCCACGTAGTAGTAACTGGCGGTATGACCCATCTCCACCGTGCCCTGTTGCACGGCATCCATGACCTGTAGCCCGGGCACGATCTCCCCAGCCTGGTAGGGGCGGATCTGGAAGCGCCCCCCGGTGAGGGCGGAAACCCGCTCCGCCAGCACCTCCGCTGCCCCAAAGATGGTGTCCAGGCTCTTGGGGAAGCTGGAGGCTAGCCGCCACCGCACGCTAGGGGTTGCCTGGGCGAATACCGGGCCAAAAGCCGCGCTGGCCGCTACGCCGATACCTGCCTTCTTTAAGAAGTCCCGCCGCTTCATTTTCGACCTCCTTAGCGGTCCGGGGGGATTATACCCCACCTAGGGGTGGAAAGCGCAAGTCCCGTTGCAAGTTGATGCGGTCAGCGGACGTAGAAGTAGGTTTCCACCACCTGGTAACGGCGGGCTCCGGAGGCATCCAGGTACACCCTGAGCCGGGCGTCCCAGTCCGTATATACCCCTTCCAGGCGCAGGCTCCCGGGCTGGCTATCCGTGTATACCGCCCGCACCCGCTGAAGCCCCCTCGGGGGCGTGAGGGTGTAGCGGTAGGCCCCGGGAGGGAGCACGTGGGTACCCCGGCCCAGATAGAAGCGGTCGAACTCGTAGGTGCGCCCGTCGGGGTCTATGGCCACCAGGCTTATCCAGCCGGGTTCAGCCAGGGTGAGGAAAAAGCGCACCTCCTCTCCCACGTAGTACGTGGCCCCCGCACCCCGGTCCGGCTCAAAGCGCAGGATGGCCGGGGTGAAGTCCAGGCGGTAATGGACCGTGACGCCTTCCAGGGTCAGGGTGCAGGCGGAAAGAAAACCCGCCAATAGAAGCCACAAAAGCCGCATGGCCACCTCCACCCCCAGTTTAGTCCCCAAGTAGGACTACCCCTCTTCAGAAAACCTTAAGGGTACCTGGGCCACGGGGGCAAAACGCCTGCGGTGCACGGGGGAAGGCCCCAGGTCCAGGAGGGCCCTTTGGTGCTCAGGGGTGCCATAGCCCTTGTGCCGGGCAAAGCCATACCCGGGGTAGAGGCGGTCCAACTCCTCCATGAGCCCGTCCCGGTGCACCTTGG from Thermus neutrinimicus includes:
- a CDS encoding carbohydrate ABC transporter permease, which translates into the protein MLTQRQVRLAWLLVLPTLLVVVLVAGYPLAQVFYWSFFRADIAFVEPPEFVGFKNYLYLLQDPDFRQALWNTVKFTVFSVSLETLLGLAIALVIHSNFKGRGLVRTAILIPWAIPTVVSAKMWQWMLHDVYGVINILGVKLGILSQKVAFLARPELVMPAIIAVDVWKTTPFMALLLLAGLQLIPEELYEAASIDGATRWQQFWAITLPLLTPALVVALIFRTLDALRVFDVIFVMSGVNPATRTLAVYNRQTLIDFQDLGYGSAISVAILVLIFLFVVAYMRTLGREALR
- a CDS encoding ABC transporter substrate-binding protein → MRRRELLKRAGVGLAASVLWGPALVRAQAGPVIRVAGDSTAVGEGGRWMKEMVEAWGKKTGTRVEYIDSPADTNDRLALYQQYWAARSPDVDVYMIDVIWPGIVAPHAADLKQYFSDSELKEFFPRIVQNNTIRGKLTSIPFFTDAGILYYRKDLLEKYGFKNPPRTWAELEQMAQKVMEGERKAGNRDFWGFVFQGKAYEGLTCDALEWIYSHKGGRIIEPDGTISINNGRAALALNTVRRFVGTIAPSGVTSYAEEEARNVWQQGNSLFMRNWPYAYALGQAEGSPIRGKFGVTVLPKGGADAPNAATLGGWQLMVSAYSRYPKESADLVRYLASYEVQKDNAVRLSRLPTRPALYTDRDVLAKNPWFRDLLPVFQNAVSRPSDVAGAKYNQVSEAIWTEVHSVLTGKKAGEAAVRDLEGRLRRILR
- a CDS encoding TRAP transporter substrate-binding protein, encoding MKRRDFLKKAGIGVAASAAFGPVFAQATPSVRWRLASSFPKSLDTIFGAAEVLAERVSALTGGRFQIRPYQAGEIVPGLQVMDAVQQGTVEMGHTASYYYVGKAAVFAFDTAVPFGLTARQQNAWMYYGGGIELFRPIFADFNIIQFPGGNTGVQMGGWFRKEVKGVADLKGLKMRIPGPGGQVMSRLGVVPQVLAGGDIYPALERGVVDAAEWVGPYDDEKLGFYKVAKYYYYPGWHEPGPQLSFYVNLKEWQKLPKEYQQALEVAAAEANLAMMAKYDQVNSPALQRLIKAGVRLRKWPADVMKAAQKAAFSWYEEEAAKDATYRKVYTAWKKFREEQYRWFAVAELGYESFAFPAV
- a CDS encoding carbohydrate ABC transporter permease, producing the protein MRTWLRLGNRLLFYLLVAFVVVYSAFPFYWAVISSFKPSDALFASDPSFLPLPFTLDHYKNVFLQANFGRNLLNSVVVAGGATLLSLFLGVLAAYALGRLPFPPRNAVLYLVLAMTMFPQISVLGGLFMLLRQAGLFNTHMGLILSYLLFTLPFTVWVLVGYFKGLPRELEEAAYVDGATPLQTLVRIMLPLTGPGLVTTGLLAFIAAWNEYLFALTFTVGDKVKTVPPAIASFGGATPFEIPWGSIMAASVVVTVPLVVLVLVFQQRIVAGLTAGAVKG
- a CDS encoding DUF4384 domain-containing protein is translated as MRLLWLLLAGFLSACTLTLEGVTVHYRLDFTPAILRFEPDRGAGATYYVGEEVRFFLTLAEPGWISLVAIDPDGRTYEFDRFYLGRGTHVLPPGAYRYTLTPPRGLQRVRAVYTDSQPGSLRLEGVYTDWDARLRVYLDASGARRYQVVETYFYVR